A stretch of Ignavibacteria bacterium DNA encodes these proteins:
- a CDS encoding thymidine phosphorylase: MKSTKELLRDKREGASWTTDEMSRFVEDLVRNKVSSAQIGAFLMAVCCRGLTDRETADLTLAMSRSGVCFPQGLSPRPCVDKHSTGGVGDKVSLLLAPLAVACGLRVPMISGRGLGHTGGTLDKLESVLGLSTQLSFDEMLRLQRDHHLFMAGQTEDLVPADQITYALRDVTGTVENTSLITASILSKKLAEGLDGLVMDMKVGSAAFLPTLDAAYRLAESMQNVCRNVGLPVTFVFTRMDQPLGRTIGNWLEMAEAEIALATSAETDLAEVTTVLTAHMLLLAGRASTLDEARTHVIQAWRSGAAHVVFHEMISRQGGRWADSVEYYSAFTPLEVRAEVAGIVDHIDARALAICTMEAGSGRLVETDVIDPIAGLVLLHKAGDVVNADEPLALVYAADDRQRTTLANKASGLIKTTTAPVHQEPSMIIETWR; encoded by the coding sequence ATGAAGAGCACGAAAGAACTACTGCGAGATAAACGAGAAGGGGCCTCTTGGACCACCGATGAAATGTCTCGTTTTGTGGAGGATCTCGTCCGGAACAAGGTGAGTTCCGCCCAGATCGGCGCCTTCCTCATGGCTGTGTGTTGCAGGGGGCTCACCGATCGCGAGACAGCTGACCTAACCCTGGCGATGTCGCGATCTGGTGTGTGCTTCCCACAAGGACTTTCACCAAGACCCTGCGTAGATAAACATTCAACCGGTGGAGTGGGGGACAAGGTCTCACTCCTATTGGCTCCACTTGCCGTGGCGTGCGGTCTTCGCGTTCCCATGATCAGCGGAAGGGGATTGGGTCATACCGGCGGAACCTTGGACAAACTCGAAAGCGTGCTCGGACTTTCAACCCAATTGTCCTTTGATGAGATGCTTCGCCTGCAACGAGATCACCATCTTTTCATGGCCGGTCAGACAGAGGATCTCGTTCCGGCAGATCAGATCACCTATGCCCTGCGCGACGTTACAGGCACGGTTGAAAACACCAGCCTCATAACGGCATCAATTCTCAGTAAAAAGCTCGCAGAGGGGCTGGACGGCCTTGTTATGGACATGAAGGTGGGCAGTGCTGCATTCCTGCCTACACTCGACGCTGCATATCGGCTGGCAGAGTCGATGCAGAATGTCTGCCGGAACGTAGGGTTGCCCGTTACCTTCGTTTTCACCCGAATGGATCAACCTCTAGGACGAACGATCGGGAATTGGCTTGAGATGGCTGAGGCCGAGATCGCACTGGCGACGTCAGCTGAGACGGATCTGGCCGAGGTCACCACCGTGCTCACGGCACATATGCTTCTTCTTGCCGGGAGAGCTTCTACGCTTGACGAGGCCAGAACGCATGTGATCCAAGCGTGGAGATCTGGTGCTGCCCACGTGGTATTCCATGAGATGATCTCACGTCAGGGTGGCCGATGGGCCGACAGCGTAGAGTACTATTCTGCTTTCACGCCACTTGAGGTTCGGGCAGAAGTTGCCGGAATTGTTGATCACATTGACGCCCGAGCATTGGCCATCTGCACAATGGAGGCGGGATCAGGCAGGCTTGTTGAGACAGATGTTATCGATCCAATTGCCGGACTCGTTCTGCTGCACAAGGCAGGCGATGTTGTGAATGCCGATGAGCCCCTTGCCTTGGTCTATGCTGCTGATGATCGGCAAAGAACTACACTGGCAAACAAGGCGTCCGGTTTGATCAAAACGACAACGGCCCCTGTGCACCAGGAGCCGTCGATGATCATCGAAACGTGGAGATGA
- a CDS encoding 4Fe-4S dicluster domain-containing protein, whose amino-acid sequence MAIYITSDCINCGACEPECPNTAIYEAGAEWDLAGAKYHDSTSPAGFKGEFFSSEFYFIVPDKCTECKGFHDEPQCAAVCPVDCCLPDPNNVEDEASLLKKKDYLDSIDQIRLRS is encoded by the coding sequence ATGGCCATTTACATCACCAGCGATTGTATCAACTGCGGCGCATGCGAACCAGAGTGTCCCAACACGGCCATCTATGAGGCTGGTGCGGAATGGGATCTTGCTGGTGCGAAGTATCACGACAGTACATCGCCGGCCGGGTTCAAGGGTGAATTCTTCTCCTCTGAGTTTTACTTTATCGTTCCTGACAAGTGCACAGAGTGCAAGGGATTCCACGATGAGCCTCAATGCGCAGCAGTTTGCCCGGTTGACTGTTGCCTACCTGACCCGAACAATGTTGAAGATGAGGCCTCGCTTCTCAAGAAGAAAGACTACCTCGATAGCATTGACCAGATCCGTTTGCGCAGCTGA
- a CDS encoding alanine--glyoxylate aminotransferase family protein has protein sequence MSQRLFTPGPVPVLPSISEACARPLLYHRSNEFRELSRRVWDRLQQVFLTKDPVVVLSGSGMTGIESCIASTVRPGDRVLVLHHGRFGERLITINQRYGAHVIELGVAWSEEITAEMVEERLSSLSDIASVWLVHSETSTGVSLDLEQISEVVHRLAPDALLMVDSVLTLAIEPLRMTDWKIDAAVAGIQKGLMCPPGAAVVAVSQRMIERIRSHAPCTYTLDLATVLKDQERGLFTWTPPVSLIAGLDVALSMILDEGLLNVWKRHAYLADYVRNCAEQLGLMQFGCATSKGVVVVQGDTVQSIIDALADQNMIVAGGQDRLKGRIMRIGTCGSYTIEMMSDLFETINTLR, from the coding sequence GTGAGCCAACGTCTCTTTACGCCGGGGCCCGTGCCTGTACTACCGAGCATTTCGGAAGCATGTGCACGTCCACTGCTCTATCATCGCAGCAACGAGTTTCGTGAGCTTTCACGGCGTGTGTGGGATAGACTGCAGCAGGTGTTTCTGACAAAGGATCCCGTTGTTGTTCTCTCCGGCAGCGGCATGACCGGGATCGAATCCTGTATTGCCTCTACTGTGCGTCCCGGTGACCGTGTTCTTGTTCTCCACCACGGACGATTCGGCGAGCGATTGATCACGATCAACCAGCGCTACGGAGCACACGTCATAGAGCTTGGCGTAGCATGGAGCGAGGAGATCACCGCGGAAATGGTTGAAGAGCGATTGTCGAGCCTGTCCGACATCGCGTCTGTTTGGCTGGTCCATAGCGAGACATCAACGGGTGTATCACTCGATCTCGAGCAGATCTCAGAGGTCGTACATCGTTTAGCACCTGACGCACTCTTGATGGTCGATAGTGTTCTTACGCTGGCCATCGAACCTCTTCGGATGACCGATTGGAAAATCGATGCAGCAGTAGCGGGCATTCAAAAAGGCCTCATGTGCCCACCCGGTGCGGCAGTAGTAGCTGTAAGCCAGCGGATGATCGAGCGGATACGATCACATGCCCCCTGCACCTATACTCTTGACCTTGCTACGGTTCTAAAGGATCAGGAACGAGGGCTCTTCACATGGACACCACCGGTCTCGTTGATCGCCGGTCTTGATGTTGCCCTATCGATGATCCTTGATGAGGGGCTACTAAATGTATGGAAGCGTCACGCTTACCTAGCGGACTATGTTCGAAACTGCGCCGAACAGCTGGGACTGATGCAGTTCGGTTGTGCTACGTCAAAGGGTGTGGTTGTTGTGCAAGGTGACACCGTTCAGTCGATCATCGATGCCCTCGCAGATCAGAACATGATCGTTGCAGGAGGACAGGATCGATTGAAGGGGCGTATCATGCGCATTGGGACCTGTGGCTCGTACACCATAGAAATGATGAGTGATCTTTTTGAAACGATCAACACACTGCGATAA
- the rdgB gene encoding RdgB/HAM1 family non-canonical purine NTP pyrophosphatase, producing the protein MKTVIIATGNAHKVEELTVAFRAQGIDVHCVPMTQVLGDVQIEETGVTFEENAYIKALTIHRLTGLPVIADDSGLEIDALDGEPGVLSARYSGEGATDSRNRDAVRRSLTSRGATNSSARFRCVLCYMDAMRTLFGIGTSEGTIGMEERGEHGFGYDPMFTPLDSNRTYAEHSQEEKLSISHRGAAVKDLSRHLVALDEDAGHASIDDPLPTTDALIMASVSAVTGNVEQLRSTIRHFVRDMNDAVLLHEALLQSYLFAGFPVALEALAVADEECRSILGTLTWKNADDFDVQAFKERGEQLCKRVYGSVYERMMERLGTITPELSSWMIVEGYGKTLSRPELDIVRRELCIVGILAALERENQLRSHVRGAFLVGANAADLRACADVVTEMCGRRQGESILRLVLLQEAAPLDR; encoded by the coding sequence ATGAAAACTGTGATCATCGCAACCGGAAATGCTCATAAGGTAGAAGAGCTTACTGTGGCGTTCCGCGCTCAGGGAATCGATGTTCATTGTGTGCCGATGACGCAGGTCTTGGGGGACGTACAGATCGAAGAGACGGGCGTGACCTTCGAGGAGAACGCCTACATCAAAGCGTTGACAATACACAGACTTACCGGTCTCCCTGTGATAGCCGATGACTCAGGTCTGGAGATCGATGCCTTGGACGGCGAGCCTGGCGTTCTCTCGGCTCGTTATTCCGGGGAAGGCGCTACGGATAGCAGAAATAGAGACGCGGTTCGCCGGTCCTTGACCTCGCGCGGTGCTACGAACTCAAGTGCACGTTTTCGTTGTGTGTTGTGCTACATGGATGCCATGCGCACACTGTTTGGAATCGGAACGAGTGAAGGTACGATCGGTATGGAAGAGCGTGGTGAACATGGGTTTGGGTATGATCCCATGTTCACGCCATTGGACTCGAACCGAACTTATGCCGAGCATAGTCAGGAAGAGAAACTTTCGATCAGTCATAGAGGCGCAGCGGTGAAGGATCTATCCCGTCACCTCGTAGCGCTAGATGAAGATGCCGGTCATGCCTCGATCGATGATCCGCTCCCAACAACAGATGCCCTGATCATGGCCTCGGTCAGCGCCGTTACAGGGAACGTTGAACAGCTTCGATCAACGATCCGTCACTTCGTTCGTGATATGAACGATGCTGTTCTCCTCCACGAGGCACTACTCCAATCCTACCTCTTTGCTGGTTTCCCGGTGGCCCTCGAAGCACTTGCTGTGGCAGATGAAGAGTGTCGGTCGATCCTTGGTACACTCACCTGGAAGAATGCCGATGACTTTGATGTCCAAGCGTTCAAGGAGCGTGGCGAACAGCTCTGCAAACGCGTCTACGGCAGCGTCTACGAGAGGATGATGGAGCGACTAGGGACCATCACACCGGAACTGAGTTCCTGGATGATCGTTGAAGGCTACGGTAAGACGTTAAGTCGGCCAGAGCTGGATATCGTTCGCCGCGAACTCTGCATCGTCGGTATCCTCGCCGCATTGGAGCGGGAGAACCAATTGCGTTCCCATGTTCGTGGCGCGTTCTTGGTAGGTGCCAATGCGGCCGATCTCAGAGCTTGTGCAGACGTAGTGACCGAAATGTGCGGTCGACGTCAAGGCGAGAGCATCCTACGGCTTGTCCTTCTTCAGGAAGCTGCTCCACTTGATCGTTGA
- a CDS encoding TlpA family protein disulfide reductase, with protein sequence MKTVLALATLALIVTGTIIGTSGTPQTPPVKVYMVDNVAKRVGTKAVDFSWKDGGKTVSFSEVTKGKVVLVNIWATWCGPCKRELPDLVALSNEMAAKGVVVFGISVDQKDDRFQLVKTFAEKMNIPYINVIDNLQISEAYGGIQSIPTTFIIDRQGNVVQRIIGMQSKEAFTAAVQKAM encoded by the coding sequence ATGAAAACTGTCCTTGCACTTGCAACCTTGGCGCTGATCGTCACGGGTACTATTATCGGCACAAGTGGTACGCCACAGACTCCGCCTGTTAAGGTCTACATGGTTGACAACGTTGCCAAACGCGTTGGAACCAAGGCCGTGGATTTCTCATGGAAGGACGGCGGCAAGACCGTTTCGTTCTCTGAGGTAACAAAGGGTAAGGTTGTCCTTGTGAACATCTGGGCTACATGGTGCGGCCCGTGCAAGCGCGAACTTCCTGATCTCGTCGCACTTTCCAACGAAATGGCCGCAAAAGGTGTTGTTGTCTTTGGTATTAGCGTAGATCAGAAGGACGACCGTTTCCAATTGGTGAAAACGTTCGCTGAAAAGATGAATATTCCGTACATCAATGTCATCGACAACCTTCAGATCTCTGAGGCCTACGGCGGCATTCAGTCGATTCCAACAACGTTCATCATTGACCGCCAGGGTAATGTGGTTCAACGCATTATCGGAATGCAGTCAAAGGAAGCTTTCACTGCCGCCGTTCAAAAGGCGATGTGA
- a CDS encoding RNA methyltransferase: protein MVLRDDASEECRAIAEAFERRGANVYGSGSKDMGLMADAAAPQDILLVAPFFTEAPLGDRVVILDAVSDPGNVGTIIRSAVWFGCTDVILGEGCADLYNPKVVRSTAGALARINVLRKRTIVDMIPELGQRPIIAASARGGAEPAVLRDMSKWALLIGSEAHGLHDDINALATMSITIPGGHGTESLNAAVAASILLYEARR, encoded by the coding sequence GTGGTCCTACGTGATGATGCATCGGAGGAGTGCAGAGCCATAGCCGAGGCATTCGAACGTCGTGGCGCAAACGTCTATGGCTCGGGTTCAAAGGATATGGGGCTCATGGCCGATGCCGCCGCTCCTCAAGACATCCTGCTTGTTGCTCCGTTCTTCACCGAAGCTCCATTGGGAGATCGGGTGGTGATCCTTGATGCTGTTTCAGACCCGGGGAACGTTGGTACGATCATTCGGTCTGCAGTGTGGTTCGGCTGCACAGATGTTATTCTGGGTGAGGGCTGTGCCGATCTCTACAATCCGAAGGTTGTGCGCTCAACAGCAGGAGCCCTGGCTCGCATAAACGTTCTGCGAAAGAGAACGATCGTCGACATGATCCCTGAGTTGGGACAACGACCGATCATTGCTGCCTCAGCACGAGGCGGAGCAGAACCGGCCGTTTTGCGCGATATGTCAAAATGGGCCTTGTTGATCGGGTCCGAAGCACATGGACTTCATGACGATATCAATGCCCTAGCTACGATGTCGATAACCATCCCGGGCGGACACGGCACGGAATCGCTCAATGCAGCGGTAGCTGCTTCGATCCTTCTCTATGAGGCACGCCGGTGA
- a CDS encoding amidohydrolase family protein has translation MFAELHVERGRIRAILPCLTGTILRTETDSFEFPGCHVYPGFVDNHAHIVGLGERRTFVSLHEALDESDCVQRLSTVAIPLNGWVRAMGWNQEHWSSRSMPTRLSLDAAFPNTPVVAMRVDGHAAWVNTAALAEAGLNATEHSGILVDAEMEPLLQAIPAHSPEDITSMILAATSYCASMGITEIHDMDVADVWLEPFRLLAEQGTLPVRVQSFVSAHHDEWQTVGLLPAGGEFHRLAGVKFYADGALGSRGALLRSPYSDDPSTNGVGLLSVAEMTRKAREAMDAGWQAIAIHAIGDAAVRNVLDAYEAVRSWEDGSDVILRIEHAQHVHPDDIQRMADLRVFACVQPSHCISDAAMAERRLGADRLSWAYRWRSLLDAGVPIGAGSDFPIESPSVLAGLSAFVDRVPRGMMQSWQGHEGIGITEAIEAYTTGAHATSGMEYRRGSLKIGYDADMVIVDRDLEECTADELIDTRIMATFTAGKRRYSV, from the coding sequence ATGTTCGCCGAACTCCATGTGGAAAGGGGCCGGATACGTGCTATCCTCCCCTGCCTAACGGGAACCATCCTACGAACGGAAACCGACTCGTTCGAGTTCCCGGGATGCCATGTCTACCCGGGATTCGTCGATAATCATGCACACATCGTCGGACTCGGTGAACGACGTACGTTCGTGTCATTGCATGAGGCCCTTGACGAGTCGGACTGTGTACAACGCCTGAGTACCGTGGCGATACCGTTGAATGGATGGGTCCGTGCCATGGGATGGAATCAGGAGCATTGGAGCTCTCGTTCAATGCCAACTCGTTTGTCACTCGATGCAGCCTTCCCCAACACACCCGTAGTTGCCATGCGCGTTGATGGTCACGCGGCCTGGGTCAATACTGCAGCGCTCGCGGAGGCTGGACTTAATGCAACAGAGCACTCCGGCATTCTCGTCGACGCTGAGATGGAGCCCCTTTTACAAGCTATCCCGGCTCATTCACCGGAAGACATCACTTCGATGATCCTTGCTGCTACTTCGTATTGCGCTTCGATGGGCATTACGGAGATCCATGATATGGACGTGGCCGATGTTTGGCTCGAACCGTTCCGACTTCTTGCGGAACAAGGTACACTGCCGGTACGGGTCCAGTCCTTCGTAAGCGCACATCACGATGAATGGCAAACGGTCGGACTTCTTCCAGCAGGGGGCGAGTTTCACCGACTTGCCGGCGTAAAATTCTATGCCGACGGGGCGCTGGGTTCACGTGGCGCTCTGCTCCGTTCTCCGTATTCGGACGATCCGTCAACGAACGGAGTTGGATTGCTTTCGGTTGCTGAAATGACACGTAAGGCACGAGAGGCAATGGATGCCGGCTGGCAGGCTATTGCGATCCATGCCATCGGTGATGCCGCCGTACGCAACGTCCTTGATGCGTACGAAGCTGTTCGATCATGGGAAGATGGTTCAGATGTGATTCTGCGTATCGAACATGCACAGCATGTTCATCCGGATGATATTCAGCGCATGGCTGATCTGCGGGTGTTCGCATGTGTGCAACCATCACATTGTATCAGCGATGCAGCGATGGCAGAACGCAGACTTGGTGCGGATCGACTTTCCTGGGCGTACCGTTGGCGCAGCCTTCTAGATGCTGGAGTGCCCATCGGTGCCGGATCCGACTTCCCCATCGAGTCGCCAAGTGTGCTTGCAGGACTTTCTGCATTTGTTGACCGCGTCCCGCGCGGAATGATGCAATCTTGGCAAGGCCACGAAGGGATCGGCATCACTGAAGCCATTGAAGCCTATACAACCGGAGCACATGCCACTTCAGGAATGGAGTACCGAAGAGGATCCTTGAAGATCGGATACGATGCCGATATGGTGATCGTTGATCGCGATCTCGAAGAATGCACCGCCGACGAATTGATCGACACGCGAATCATGGCCACTTTCACTGCAGGTAAACGCAGGTACTCCGTATGA
- a CDS encoding TonB-dependent receptor, with protein sequence MQNLLLRTSILLAMLTTAVGISLAAVEPDPDKGAVNGFIEDTTSKETLVGATVTVKGTKLGAYTNKSGYFSISNIPAGDQTIVISSIGYLRKELKVRIEAGSSVKLRVQMVQSKTTTKEVLVSAERAEDKRQISISQVNIPMEQLSQIRIGGEADIFRALQMLPGVLSSSQISSGLYIRGGSPDQNLVLLDGMTVYNPTHLFGFISAFNNDAVKDVDLIKGGFPAEYGGRMSAVLNITQKDGNRDHVEGLVGIGLISSRASLQGPLGNGSWFIGGRATYLDLLLGLLPEDPESPFPNFNFYDVNAKLTQNLSDDDKLSISGFLTRDKLNFEQPGLLFNVGIGNRATSLRWSHIYASDLFSVATVSASRYDNGFDGNQAGFQFAIDNSITDYSLKTEFEWFTAEDLTFKFGYEGTIYNFTYEQNTSGRTDGSTNNQSSVFLLDVWDNIHSVFAQNTWNITDAVSLQSGLRANYWSKSEQLLFDPRLALRFQLTDGVALKAAWGIYHQYLRLASAPDFTFFDTWLPTDNTVPAGRADHYIVAVETQPFEGFDFNVDVYYKKLYNINELRQNNTQARKVSDVFYIGNGETYGAEFFLQKKMGQFTGWIGYALGFVYSQFDSINQGVTFRPKFDRRHDLKITGLFRLNERWEFGASFMFQSGQSYTGATSSLGGRMPGWEGGIVMVNPSQRWGLRLPSSHQLNLNVNYNTTLFDLPFRIFLDVFNVYSRRDIWFRFYDTTEAIPTVTDVRLLPILPTISFELKF encoded by the coding sequence ATGCAAAATCTCCTCCTACGTACATCGATCCTCCTCGCAATGCTCACCACCGCGGTGGGCATTTCTCTTGCTGCAGTAGAACCCGACCCTGATAAGGGGGCTGTTAATGGTTTCATCGAGGATACTACGTCGAAAGAAACCCTTGTGGGAGCCACCGTGACGGTCAAGGGCACTAAACTTGGTGCCTACACGAACAAGAGTGGCTACTTCTCCATCTCCAATATTCCAGCGGGCGATCAGACGATCGTTATCTCCTCTATCGGATACCTCCGCAAGGAACTTAAGGTTCGTATCGAAGCCGGTAGCTCTGTGAAGCTCAGAGTTCAGATGGTTCAGTCGAAGACCACGACCAAGGAAGTTCTCGTTTCGGCCGAACGAGCAGAAGACAAGAGGCAGATCTCGATCTCCCAGGTCAACATTCCGATGGAACAGCTCTCCCAGATCCGTATCGGAGGAGAGGCCGACATTTTCCGGGCATTGCAAATGCTGCCAGGTGTTCTGTCCTCGTCTCAGATCTCGTCGGGACTCTACATTCGAGGGGGCTCTCCGGATCAGAACTTGGTTTTGCTCGATGGAATGACGGTCTACAATCCAACGCACCTCTTCGGATTCATCTCTGCCTTTAATAATGATGCTGTGAAGGACGTGGACCTCATCAAGGGTGGCTTCCCAGCAGAATACGGCGGTAGGATGTCAGCGGTGTTGAACATCACTCAAAAAGATGGCAATAGAGACCATGTTGAGGGACTCGTTGGCATCGGTCTCATCTCATCAAGGGCATCATTGCAGGGTCCTCTTGGTAACGGCTCTTGGTTCATCGGCGGACGGGCAACATATCTCGATCTTCTTCTGGGACTTCTTCCGGAGGATCCCGAGAGCCCCTTCCCGAACTTCAATTTCTATGATGTGAATGCCAAACTCACGCAGAATCTGTCTGATGATGACAAACTCTCGATCAGTGGTTTCCTCACGCGCGATAAGTTGAACTTCGAACAACCAGGGCTGTTGTTCAACGTTGGCATCGGCAACAGAGCAACGTCTCTCCGTTGGTCACATATCTATGCATCGGATCTCTTCTCAGTTGCAACCGTGAGTGCTAGTAGGTACGACAACGGTTTTGATGGAAATCAAGCCGGATTCCAGTTTGCGATCGATAACAGCATCACCGACTATTCGTTGAAGACTGAGTTTGAATGGTTCACGGCTGAGGATCTTACATTCAAATTCGGGTACGAAGGAACCATCTATAACTTCACATACGAGCAGAATACCTCCGGACGTACCGATGGATCTACAAACAATCAATCGTCCGTCTTCCTGCTTGATGTATGGGACAATATCCACTCGGTGTTCGCTCAGAACACATGGAACATCACTGATGCGGTGTCTCTTCAAAGCGGACTTCGTGCTAACTATTGGTCAAAGAGCGAACAGCTTCTCTTTGATCCGCGTTTAGCTCTTCGCTTTCAGCTGACGGATGGGGTGGCCCTGAAAGCTGCGTGGGGTATCTACCATCAGTATCTCCGTCTTGCTTCGGCCCCGGACTTCACGTTCTTCGATACGTGGCTGCCAACCGACAATACCGTTCCGGCTGGACGTGCTGATCACTATATCGTTGCTGTTGAGACGCAACCATTTGAAGGATTCGACTTTAACGTGGACGTGTACTACAAGAAGCTCTACAACATCAACGAGCTTCGGCAGAACAATACTCAGGCTCGTAAGGTCTCTGATGTCTTCTACATCGGAAACGGTGAAACATATGGAGCGGAGTTCTTCCTGCAGAAGAAGATGGGCCAGTTCACAGGATGGATCGGTTATGCGTTAGGCTTTGTGTATTCACAATTCGACAGCATCAATCAGGGCGTCACCTTCCGTCCTAAGTTCGACCGTCGGCATGATCTGAAGATCACGGGTCTCTTCCGCCTCAACGAACGCTGGGAGTTCGGTGCTTCGTTCATGTTCCAATCCGGCCAATCGTATACCGGTGCTACCTCATCGCTTGGCGGACGAATGCCAGGATGGGAAGGCGGGATCGTTATGGTGAACCCGTCGCAGCGCTGGGGTCTGCGTCTTCCGAGTTCGCATCAGCTCAATCTCAACGTCAATTACAATACAACGTTGTTCGACCTTCCGTTCAGGATCTTCCTCGACGTGTTTAATGTGTACTCTCGACGAGACATCTGGTTCCGGTTCTACGACACCACGGAGGCAATTCCAACGGTGACCGATGTGCGGTTGTTGCCGATCCTTCCAACGATCTCCTTTGAACTGAAATTCTGA
- a CDS encoding DUF4249 family protein has protein sequence MKTLRSITLTILTITAFGLVGCEDPVPTDYTEEVVLEGFVIVGEPLNNIRVFRSLPITDTFKIENASVKDAVFTVKADGTELPIEFVDDSLGGTYRAIDTAYRALPGVTYTVEMRARGKVITGSTKTPPLISWVRQPADTFQYPGINNELVRDPSLDIYWTAVPGVTQYIISMEAVDTLGYGKYLTPPTEDTNRRVRTEDRFDDGTLISSERTRYGFALQPSTPVVWSIFKWFGKQEIQILAPDKAFADWFRMVGFGRRSQYDYRLSSVKGGLGTWGSASTIKWSSFLKKDKP, from the coding sequence ATGAAAACGCTTAGATCCATAACACTCACGATCCTGACCATCACGGCCTTTGGCCTTGTTGGTTGCGAAGATCCGGTACCAACGGACTACACAGAAGAAGTTGTCCTTGAAGGTTTTGTGATCGTTGGGGAGCCCCTTAACAACATCCGAGTTTTCCGTTCGCTGCCGATCACAGACACGTTTAAGATCGAGAATGCCTCGGTGAAGGATGCTGTCTTTACGGTGAAGGCCGATGGAACAGAACTTCCGATCGAGTTCGTGGATGATTCACTTGGCGGCACGTATCGTGCGATCGATACTGCCTATCGCGCATTGCCTGGGGTAACCTATACGGTTGAGATGCGAGCTCGCGGAAAAGTGATCACCGGGTCTACCAAAACGCCACCACTAATCTCCTGGGTTCGTCAACCTGCCGATACATTCCAATATCCTGGCATCAACAACGAACTTGTTCGAGATCCATCACTCGATATCTATTGGACTGCAGTTCCCGGCGTGACGCAATACATCATCTCCATGGAAGCAGTAGATACTCTTGGATATGGGAAGTATCTCACGCCTCCAACAGAAGACACGAACCGTCGAGTTCGAACAGAAGATCGATTTGATGACGGCACGCTCATCTCCAGTGAACGTACTCGATACGGCTTCGCACTACAACCGAGCACGCCAGTTGTCTGGTCGATCTTCAAGTGGTTTGGGAAGCAGGAGATCCAGATCCTCGCGCCAGATAAGGCGTTTGCCGACTGGTTCCGAATGGTCGGATTCGGTCGTCGAAGTCAATACGACTACAGACTCAGCAGTGTCAAGGGCGGCCTTGGCACATGGGGCTCAGCTTCAACGATCAAGTGGAGCAGCTTCCTGAAGAAGGACAAGCCGTAG